A window of the Motacilla alba alba isolate MOTALB_02 chromosome 17, Motacilla_alba_V1.0_pri, whole genome shotgun sequence genome harbors these coding sequences:
- the LOC119708988 gene encoding mucin-2-like, whose translation MSQKHILSFVPYFHIEKGSLELQFSWDMWVCATRTHLGSDPKPSGVCSYLGSPQTQRGPLSPGLTPNPAGSALTCSSPQTQRGLLSPVPHPKPSGVCSHPKPSGVCSHLFLTPNPAGSALTCSSPQTQRGLLSPVPHPKPSGVCSHLFLTPNPAGSALTCSSPQTQRGLLSPQTQRGLLSPVPHPKPSGVCSHLFLTPNPAGSALTCSSPQTQRGPLSPGLTPNPAGSALTCSSPQTQRGPLSPVPHPKPSGVCSHLFLTPNPAGSALTWAHPKPSGVRSHLFLTPNPAGSALTCSSPQTQRGLLSPGLTPNPAGSALTWAHPKPSGVRSHLFLTPNPAGSALTCSSPQTQRGPLSPGPYLRPRAPSAGAAAAAQPLGVTPAGPRGSTGATRAGQG comes from the coding sequence ATGAGtcaaaagcatattttaagtTTTGTACCATATTTCCATATTGAAAAAGGTAGTCTGGAATTGCAATTTTCCTGGGACATGTGGGTGTGTGCCACGAGAACTCACCTGGGCTCAGACCCCAAACCCTCTGGGGTCTGTTCTTACCTGggctcaccccaaacccagcggGGTCCGCTCTCACCTGggctcaccccaaacccagcggGGTCTGCTCTCACCTGttcctcaccccaaacccagcggGGTCTGCTCTCACCTGttcctcaccccaaacccagcggGGTCTGCtctcaccccaaacccagcggGGTCTGCTCTCACCTGttcctcaccccaaacccagcggGGTCCGCTCTCACCTGttcctcaccccaaacccagcggGGTCTGCTCTCACCTGttcctcaccccaaacccagcggGGTCTGCTCTCACCTGttcctcaccccaaacccagcggGGTCCGCTCTCACCTGttcctcaccccaaacccagcggGGTCTGCtctcaccccaaacccagcggGGTCTGCTCTCACCTGttcctcaccccaaacccagcggGGTCTGCTCTCACCTGttcctcaccccaaacccagcggGGTCTGCTCTCACCTGttcctcaccccaaacccagcggGGTCCGCTCTCACCTGggctcaccccaaacccagcggGGTCTGCTCTCACCTGttcctcaccccaaacccagcggGGTCCGCTCTCACCTGttcctcaccccaaacccagcggGGTCTGCTCTCACCTGttcctcaccccaaacccagcggggtctgctctcacctgggctcaccccaaacccagcggGGTCCGCTCTCACCTGttcctcaccccaaacccagcagggtCCGCTCTCACCTGttcctcaccccaaacccagcggggtctgctctcacctgggctcaccccaaacccagcggggtctgctctcacctgggctcaccccaaacccagcggGGTCCGCTCTCACCTGttcctcaccccaaacccagcggGGTCTGCTCTCACCTGttcctcaccccaaacccagcggGGTCCGCTCTCACCTGGGCCGTACCTGCGCCCCCGCGCGCCCTCTGCtggcgccgccgccgcagcgcAGCCGCTCGGGGTCaccccggccgggccccgcggctCCACCGGAGCGACAAGAGCGGGGCAGGGATGA